A segment of the Terribacillus aidingensis genome:
AGGCTATTCTCAAAAAAAGCATCCAGCTCGGACAGCTCGCACGCTTGAGCAGGTATCAATTGCATAAAAAATCCTCCCGTCTAGCAGTTATTACTAGATTATATGAACGGGAGGAATAGAATATGATCCTAGCTGAACCATTCTAATAGAAAGAACTTCACTTTAGGCTTTTCTTCTTCTGCTGGCGCTTCCGCCACTACTTCGACTGGCTCTGCATCTGCATTCTCTTCTGCTTCTGCTACACTTGTACCGCTGGAGAAGTCCAGAAAGCAAAGCGGCGGGAAGAGCACACACCACCAGTTTTCGCCTTCACCTTCTCCAAGTGTGATCAATACTGCCTCATACTGCCCTGCCGGATAAAGATAGGTTCCGTAAAGCTTTGCCGGAAAAGAAATCTCATCACTGTACTCCACGTTGAACCCTTGGCTCTTCCCTTGTTCATTCAGCACACGAGCGACCGTCTTCTTAATCTCAGGCAGCTGCTCTTCAATAAGTGCCCGCGCCTCTTCAATATCCGTCATATCCTTCACCCAGCTATTGATCTGTGCATTCACTTCATCCCGGATCAAGCGCTTCAGCTGCTGATCACCATCTGAATTGCTATTTGCCAGAATACGGAGACGTATTGCTTCATCCGGAATTTCTTTCACTGCTTGGGAACTATTGCTCACCTGCGCTTCTGTGCCATTTCCCGGATATAAAATATATAAAAATAATAGAACGATTGCAGTCAGGGAAAAACAAAGCTTCTTCATATCTGGTACCTCTTTCCTTTTTGTGTGATGGTACCAGTATGAACATGCTGGGAGGAATTAAACCTATGAATCTAGTTTTTTTCCACAAAAAAAGAACTATGCCTGAGCACAGTTCTTTTATTCTTGTATCCAAGCAAACACCATACGGTCCTTACCATTGATATCCTCTCGTACTTCCACTTCTGCGGATGGGAACTCCTCCACTAGCAAATCACGGACAGCCTGTCCTTGCTGCCAGCCTATTTCAAAGGCAGCAATAGCCGGAAAAGCGAGGATATCTGGTAATCCGGTAATGATTTCCTTGTAAGCCGCAAGTCCGTTATCATCGGCGAACAAAGCGAGACTTGGATCAAAGTTTTTCACCGTGTCGCTCATATGTTCTTTGTCCGCTTCATCAATATATGGCGGATTGGAAACAAGCACATTCACTTTTTTTCCAAGCTGACGGAGCGGTTCCAGGTAACTTCCTTGCTTTAGAGTGATAGATGCCCCTAATGTGCGGCTATTGCTCTGGGCAATGAGCAAAGCTCGCTCGGATATATCCGTTGCTATTACTTCAGCCGCAGGAAAAGCAAGCTTCAAGGAAGTTGCTATAATGCCGCTGCCAGTACCGATATCGGCAATCGTCAAATCCTGTCCGGTCAGCTGCTGTTGAATCATTTTTTCTAAACCAAGGACAAGCTCTTCCGTTTCCGGTCTTGGAATGAGCACATCCCGATTCACATAATAGCGTCGGCCAAGAAACTCTTCTTCTCCTGTCAAATGCTGGAGTGGTATTCCTGTTTCTGCATGCTCTTGTATGTCTTTTCGGAAAGCAGCATAAAGCACAGGATCCACCGGTTCCCTCATATTCATCAGAAGCTCCGTTTTATTGATGCCAAGATGAAACAGAAGCAACAGTTCCGCTACTCGTTCTTCCCGCTGATGTGCTTGCAGGATTGCTATCGCCTCCTGCAAAGCCTGACTGATAGTCGGATACTGCTTATTCTCCGATTTGCTCAAGTTTCTTCGCCTGCTCTTCCATGATCAATGCATCGACTACTTCATGGAGCTTCCCTTCCAGAATCTGATCTAATTTCTGGATTGTAAGTCCGATTCGGTGATCTGTCACACGGTTTTGCGGGAAGTTGTATGTTCTGATACGCTCAGAACGATCCCCTGAACCGACAGCCGATTTCCGGGCATCATCGTACTCAGCCTGCGCTTCCTGCTGGAACTTATCATAAATGCGGGCACGCAGGATTTTCATTGCTTTTTCTTTATTCTTGATCTGGGATTTCTCATCCTGCATGGAAACAACGATTCCTGTCGGCATATGCGTCAAACGGACCGCAGACATCGTCGTGTTTACACTTTGTCCTCCTGGACCGCTGGATGTGAATGTATCCACCCGGATATCTTTGTCCTGAATGTCTACTTCCACTTCTTCCGCTTCCGGCATAACTACTACAGTCGCTGTCGATGTATGGATACGACCGCCAGATTCTGTTTCAGGAACACGCTGCACACGGTGGGCGCCATTTTCAAACTTCAGATTGGAATAGGCATTGGCACCATTAATCATGAAAATGATCTCCTTATAGCCGCCAACTCCAGTCGAATTCGCTTCCATCAATTCCGTCTTCCAGCCTTGTGCTTCCGCATATCTGCTGTACATACGATATAGATCACCGGCAAACAATGCTGCTTCATCTCCGCCAGCTGCTCCGCGGATTTCCATGATAACGTTTTTGTCATCATTTGGATCTTTCGGCAGCATCAGAATGCGCATCTGCTCTTCCAATTCAGGAAGTCGCGGTGACAACTCTGAGATCTCCGCTTTGGCCATATCGATGATTTCCGGATCTTTCTCCTCGGCAAGCATGGTCTTAGCATCTTCTACTTGTGCGCTGATATCTTTGTATTCGCGATAAGCTTGCACAACATCTGTCAGCCCTGCTTGTTCTTTGGAAAACTCACGTAATTTATTCGTATCACTGATCACATCGGGATCACTTAGTAATTCATTCAGTTTCTCATAACGGTCTTCTAGTGCTTGTAAACGATCTAGCATAGCGACACCTCTTTCCTTGCTTTATTATAGCTTCTCCCAACAAACCTATCAATTCATGCTAAGCTTTTGGCGAATCTGTTCAGCCGCTCTCTTTTGGGCCTCTATGATCATGTCACAAAACTGATCGAATTCTGGATCTGGCCGCTGCCAATCCGGATGATTATTGAAATTTTCAATTGCTTCCCTGACTCCTTGGTCGAAGCGCTTTGTAGCTGTGAATGACGGTACGAGCCGTTTTATTTTACTAGTATCGAAAACAGCACATTCCGCCTTATCTCCAAGCAGCGATCCTTCCAGATCAGGTCTGCACATAACGAGGAAGTCTGTCGACACATGAACTTTATTTACACGCTTTCCTAAAGCATCTCCGATTATGTCGTAGATGCTGTTCCACGTCAGGACTTCATCAGAAGTGATGTGCACCGTCTCTCCAATTGCAGCTTGATTTCCCATCAACCCGACAAACCCTTTGGCGAAATCGGTATTGTGAGTCAAAGTCCAAAGCGAGGTCCCATCACCATGAATGAGAACAGGCTTGCCTTGCTTGATCCTCTCTACTACTTGCCAGCTGCCATTAGCGCCATAAAAAGCCACAGGAATCTTCTTATCTCCATATGTATGGCTCGGACGGACAATTGTTATAGGCAGTCCATTTTCCCGATATGCCTTTTGCAGCACTTCTTCTGCGTCTATTTTAGCCCGTGAATAGCTCCAGTAGGGATTCACGAGTGGTGTGCTCTCCGTTGTCTTATAGTGACGGGGCGGTTTTTGGTATGCAGATGCGGAGCTGACAAAGATGAATTGTTTTGTCTTATCTGCAAAAA
Coding sequences within it:
- the spoIIR gene encoding stage II sporulation protein R; the encoded protein is MKKLCFSLTAIVLLFLYILYPGNGTEAQVSNSSQAVKEIPDEAIRLRILANSNSDGDQQLKRLIRDEVNAQINSWVKDMTDIEEARALIEEQLPEIKKTVARVLNEQGKSQGFNVEYSDEISFPAKLYGTYLYPAGQYEAVLITLGEGEGENWWCVLFPPLCFLDFSSGTSVAEAEENADAEPVEVVAEAPAEEEKPKVKFFLLEWFS
- the prmC gene encoding peptide chain release factor N(5)-glutamine methyltransferase — its product is MSKSENKQYPTISQALQEAIAILQAHQREERVAELLLLFHLGINKTELLMNMREPVDPVLYAAFRKDIQEHAETGIPLQHLTGEEEFLGRRYYVNRDVLIPRPETEELVLGLEKMIQQQLTGQDLTIADIGTGSGIIATSLKLAFPAAEVIATDISERALLIAQSNSRTLGASITLKQGSYLEPLRQLGKKVNVLVSNPPYIDEADKEHMSDTVKNFDPSLALFADDNGLAAYKEIITGLPDILAFPAIAAFEIGWQQGQAVRDLLVEEFPSAEVEVREDINGKDRMVFAWIQE
- the prfA gene encoding peptide chain release factor 1, encoding MLDRLQALEDRYEKLNELLSDPDVISDTNKLREFSKEQAGLTDVVQAYREYKDISAQVEDAKTMLAEEKDPEIIDMAKAEISELSPRLPELEEQMRILMLPKDPNDDKNVIMEIRGAAGGDEAALFAGDLYRMYSRYAEAQGWKTELMEANSTGVGGYKEIIFMINGANAYSNLKFENGAHRVQRVPETESGGRIHTSTATVVVMPEAEEVEVDIQDKDIRVDTFTSSGPGGQSVNTTMSAVRLTHMPTGIVVSMQDEKSQIKNKEKAMKILRARIYDKFQQEAQAEYDDARKSAVGSGDRSERIRTYNFPQNRVTDHRIGLTIQKLDQILEGKLHEVVDALIMEEQAKKLEQIGE
- a CDS encoding SDR family oxidoreductase: MKALFIGGTGTISSSVTDLAVKQGWELYLLNRGSKPVPEGCHSIIADITDEAAVAAKLQDMQFDVVADFIAFSASDVERDIRLFADKTKQFIFVSSASAYQKPPRHYKTTESTPLVNPYWSYSRAKIDAEEVLQKAYRENGLPITIVRPSHTYGDKKIPVAFYGANGSWQVVERIKQGKPVLIHGDGTSLWTLTHNTDFAKGFVGLMGNQAAIGETVHITSDEVLTWNSIYDIIGDALGKRVNKVHVSTDFLVMCRPDLEGSLLGDKAECAVFDTSKIKRLVPSFTATKRFDQGVREAIENFNNHPDWQRPDPEFDQFCDMIIEAQKRAAEQIRQKLSMN